In Sphingomonas sp. LR60, the following are encoded in one genomic region:
- a CDS encoding M20/M25/M40 family metallo-hydrolase, with the protein MAATATPTRNSTMPPDGICSPAPRCASDVVRPGEARSASPVGKKDETSMLRIALIFSVAAASVPAAAAGGKVPAPTDADRAEAVTLLKQLVAIPTAKGRGRVPELIDVLAAKLTEAGFAPDDIVRRPVTVDGEQTMGLIVRYAGRNPSLPPVALLAHMDVVDAVAANWATEPYKPVEKDGYLYGRGTQDNKFGVAVLVETFVRLRRAGWRPNRDLLLAFSGDEETGMRSTRAVIAHPWVARATYALNSDAGGGSVTADGRPIAFGMQAAEKTNATFAVTVKNRGGHSSVPRNDNAIYELARALTRIEGTRFPVQLNSVTRAMVKRVAAERGGVLGEALTRLTTAPGDAQALDVVRRYPEVSNILWTTCVATMFEAGNAPNALPQNATATVNCRILPGVAVEEVRQVLARAAGPETAIALVGEAVESPVSEPRAEVTALLQVGLSATYPGASLHPTMSSGGTEGREYRRAGIPTWGAGSLGLVLPEDSRAHGTDERIPLRAFGQELDYWQEVLTNMQ; encoded by the coding sequence ATGGCGGCAACGGCAACACCTACCCGCAATTCTACGATGCCACCGGACGGTATCTGTTCACCAGCGCCTCGCTGCGCTTCTGATGTGGTTCGACCGGGCGAGGCGCGATCTGCCTCGCCCGTCGGCAAGAAGGACGAGACGTCGATGCTGCGAATAGCGCTTATTTTCTCCGTAGCCGCGGCATCGGTGCCCGCCGCAGCCGCCGGCGGCAAGGTCCCCGCGCCAACGGACGCGGACCGGGCCGAAGCGGTCACGCTACTGAAGCAGCTTGTCGCCATCCCCACCGCCAAGGGCCGCGGCCGCGTTCCCGAGCTGATCGATGTACTCGCGGCAAAACTGACCGAAGCCGGCTTTGCGCCCGATGACATCGTGCGACGGCCGGTCACGGTCGACGGCGAGCAGACGATGGGGTTGATCGTGCGCTACGCCGGGCGAAATCCGTCACTACCGCCGGTGGCACTGCTGGCGCACATGGATGTGGTCGACGCCGTCGCCGCCAATTGGGCGACCGAGCCGTACAAGCCCGTGGAGAAGGACGGCTACCTTTACGGACGCGGCACGCAGGACAACAAATTTGGCGTCGCGGTGCTGGTCGAAACCTTCGTGCGCCTTCGCCGCGCCGGCTGGCGGCCGAACCGGGATCTGCTGCTCGCCTTTTCGGGCGACGAAGAGACGGGAATGCGCTCCACCCGTGCGGTCATCGCACATCCTTGGGTGGCGCGGGCGACCTATGCGCTCAACTCCGACGCAGGGGGCGGGTCGGTGACGGCGGACGGACGCCCGATCGCGTTCGGGATGCAAGCCGCGGAGAAGACCAACGCCACTTTCGCCGTGACGGTCAAGAACCGCGGCGGCCACAGTTCGGTGCCGCGCAACGACAATGCGATCTACGAACTCGCGCGCGCCTTGACGCGGATCGAGGGAACGCGCTTTCCCGTGCAACTCAATAGCGTGACCCGGGCGATGGTCAAACGCGTTGCGGCAGAGCGCGGCGGCGTGTTGGGGGAAGCGTTGACCCGGCTGACCACGGCTCCGGGCGATGCTCAGGCCTTGGACGTCGTGCGCCGCTATCCCGAGGTTTCGAATATCTTATGGACCACCTGCGTCGCAACGATGTTTGAGGCCGGCAACGCACCCAACGCATTGCCGCAGAACGCGACGGCTACCGTCAACTGCCGTATCCTTCCGGGCGTCGCCGTCGAGGAAGTCCGGCAGGTGCTGGCACGCGCGGCGGGGCCGGAAACGGCCATCGCGTTGGTCGGCGAGGCCGTGGAAAGCCCCGTGTCCGAGCCGCGCGCGGAGGTGACCGCGTTGCTGCAGGTCGGCCTGTCGGCCACCTATCCCGGCGCGTCGCTTCATCCGACCATGTCGTCGGGTGGTACGGAGGGGCGCGAGTATCGCCGCGCGGGCATCCCCACCTGGGGTGCAGGCAGCCTTGGGCTGGTGCTGCCTGAAGATAGCCGCGCTCACGGTACCGATGAGCGGATACCGCTTCGTGCCTTCGGGCAGGAGCTCGATTATTGGCAAGAAGTTCTGACGAACATGCAATAG
- a CDS encoding alpha/beta fold hydrolase, with amino-acid sequence MVVAPVSRSPGKPRSVIAWTHGLIGIAQRCAPSQGAANFTAIPALREAIRRGYTIVAPDYPGLGSNMVHPVLVGRSEAISVLDAVRSARKIPEADAGSRFALWGESQGGHAALWAGQLATSYSPDLQLVGTAAIVPPTDLARNFSEGKDARVRALLTSYTAASWSRYYSAPMSTFGSRQVQNVMLRLADNNCVTPGKSPRLGTIIGVAIAQNSVRKVDLGRTQPWARLMSENNPSPSAIRVPTLIYTGTDDTIVAPGVVRDFARRACKLGKTITYKMVPGGEHATVARIEATSTLNWIDARFAGRRAIADCHSA; translated from the coding sequence ATGGTTGTGGCACCAGTCTCACGATCACCCGGCAAGCCACGATCAGTGATAGCTTGGACGCATGGCCTTATCGGCATCGCACAGCGATGCGCGCCTTCCCAAGGCGCAGCCAACTTTACGGCCATACCTGCTCTTAGGGAAGCAATCCGCCGAGGTTATACGATAGTCGCGCCCGATTATCCGGGGCTTGGCTCCAATATGGTTCATCCCGTATTGGTCGGGCGCAGCGAAGCCATATCGGTCCTTGATGCCGTACGTTCGGCTCGCAAGATACCTGAGGCTGACGCGGGATCGCGCTTTGCCCTATGGGGAGAGTCCCAAGGCGGTCACGCTGCACTATGGGCTGGGCAGTTGGCGACAAGCTATTCACCCGACCTGCAGCTGGTTGGTACTGCGGCTATCGTACCGCCGACGGACCTCGCCCGTAATTTCAGTGAGGGGAAGGACGCTCGCGTTCGCGCCTTGCTGACGTCCTATACTGCGGCAAGCTGGTCACGATACTACAGCGCTCCGATGTCGACGTTCGGATCGCGCCAGGTCCAAAATGTCATGCTGCGCTTGGCAGACAACAACTGTGTCACGCCTGGGAAATCACCGCGGCTAGGCACGATCATTGGCGTGGCGATCGCGCAGAATTCGGTTCGAAAGGTCGACCTTGGACGGACGCAGCCATGGGCACGACTGATGAGCGAGAACAATCCATCGCCGAGCGCCATCCGCGTTCCCACGCTGATCTACACGGGCACGGACGATACGATCGTTGCGCCAGGCGTCGTGCGCGACTTCGCACGCCGCGCGTGCAAGCTAGGCAAGACGATTACGTACAAGATGGTGCCTGGGGGAGAGCACGCGACCGTGGCCCGCATTGAGGCGACTTCGACGTTGAACTGGATCGACGCCCGCTTCGCCGGCAGACGTGCGATCGCTGACTGCCACTCTGCCTGA
- a CDS encoding LysR family transcriptional regulator — protein MWRTFDAVMRAGSLSGAARALGLTQPTAGRHIVELEAALGAGALFTRSARGLKPTETALALASEAEAMAAAAAALVRTASAPGDVISGVVRISVSEVIGAEVLPPILAALRAQHPGLVIELLLTNASSDLLRRDADLAIRMTEPRQQALLVKSVGRIRLGFYAHREYLARAVSIDSAADLERHAIIGFDRDAASIRSLEAAWPDLPTFALRTDNQLAQIALIRAGCGIGVMQGPIAHRDPALIPILPETFHAHLPVWIAMHEDLRSTRRMRLVFDALVDGMTAYIRADSERQR, from the coding sequence TTGTGGCGCACCTTTGACGCCGTCATGCGGGCGGGCAGCCTGTCGGGTGCGGCGCGCGCGCTCGGTCTCACCCAACCGACCGCCGGGCGACATATCGTGGAACTGGAGGCGGCGCTCGGCGCAGGCGCGCTGTTCACGCGCTCGGCGCGCGGGCTGAAGCCGACCGAGACCGCGCTGGCGCTCGCGTCGGAAGCCGAGGCGATGGCTGCCGCCGCGGCAGCGCTGGTGCGAACCGCCTCCGCTCCCGGCGATGTGATCTCCGGCGTCGTCCGGATCAGTGTGAGTGAGGTGATCGGAGCGGAGGTACTGCCGCCGATCCTCGCCGCCCTGCGCGCGCAGCATCCCGGCCTGGTGATCGAGCTGCTGCTCACCAACGCCTCGTCCGACCTGCTGCGGCGTGACGCCGATCTCGCGATCCGGATGACCGAGCCGAGGCAACAGGCGCTGCTCGTCAAGTCAGTGGGCCGCATCCGCCTCGGCTTCTATGCGCACCGCGAGTATCTTGCGCGCGCCGTATCGATCGACAGCGCCGCTGACTTAGAGCGGCATGCGATCATCGGCTTCGACCGGGACGCGGCGTCGATCCGGTCGCTCGAGGCGGCGTGGCCCGACCTGCCCACCTTTGCGCTGCGCACCGACAACCAGTTGGCCCAGATCGCGCTGATCCGCGCCGGCTGCGGGATCGGTGTGATGCAGGGCCCAATAGCTCACCGTGATCCGGCGCTGATCCCGATCCTACCGGAAACCTTCCACGCCCATCTGCCCGTCTGGATCGCCATGCATGAGGACCTGCGCTCGACAAGGCGCATGCGGCTGGTCTTCGACGCACTGGTCGACGGCATGACAGCCTACATCAGAGCGGATTCGGAGCGTCAGCGATGA
- a CDS encoding TonB-dependent receptor domain-containing protein, whose amino-acid sequence MNNRHRSTLLASTIMWGVIALPAAAQETSSAPSVEAQSADLENEAATIVVTGSRIRSANATSISPVIQVTGEEFVTRGATRSEDLVNQLPQVFAAQGSANSNEATGTAQVDLRGLTPVRTLVLVNGKRLPYGSPKAVPSDLNQVPAALVRNVEVLTGGASAVYGSDAIAGVVNFNLIDNFEGVKLNAGLSMYQHSNGNRRLRDLLDTNDRVVPGAYPKPDKSVWNGFTQDYSAVMGTNMADGRGNITAYATYRKIRPILQADYDYSACALGTAGNGGDTYACSGSGFNDPANIANTGAVANVPTQFRVDNGQFVAGRRTYNFAPANYYQRPDERYTLGAIGHIELSERVIPYFELSYMNDRSTAQIAPGTVSGGVLGSGGGLNCDNPLLSAQQVQFVCDAAGLSTASNYNAAGAYVGPAAIAPGILISRRNVEGGARQDDIRHSTFRIVGGVRGQLDRAFSYDVYASYARVDYRSRFTGDANVQRVANALNAVVDRRSGSATFGQAVCAINADAVSANDDPSCAPLDYFSGRPASAAAVGYIAEAKSIVGDTGLTNIVASLNGDLGKYGAILPWAESGIGIAIGVEYRKNTLELLPDEVYQNAVSPEFPVSGSTTAKEVFGELNVPFVESRPFFHLLSFEGAYRYSDYDTGFKTHTYKLGLNWAPVRSARFRGSYQRAVRAPNVVELFSSQSLFEVELTELANGLYDPCAGETPFASAEQCARTGVSAAQYGRIIDNPAGQFNSLIGGNRDLDPEKADTWSAGLVFEPTFVPRLSLSVDYFDIRVKNLVGSVNPNLALTNCLGTGDPFFCGLINRGAGGTLFLNDTGYFRRFNVNTGSLSTRGIDVALDYRIPSGRFGSFALNLAGTYLAEYETVPLPGSPASDVYDCKGLYGGLCGRPRPEWRHRMLATWNTPGGVGVNLTWRYISAVKIAQTSDQPALAGSYATLNKQLNSRSYFDLAFTFDAKENIRFTLGMNNLLDKQPPLTTTSAIEDGGNGNTYPQFYDATGRYLFTSASLRF is encoded by the coding sequence GTGAACAACAGGCATCGCTCAACCCTACTGGCCAGCACGATCATGTGGGGCGTGATCGCGCTCCCCGCTGCGGCGCAGGAGACGTCTTCTGCACCCTCTGTCGAGGCACAGAGCGCCGATCTGGAGAATGAGGCGGCCACGATCGTCGTCACCGGCTCGCGCATCCGCTCCGCCAATGCCACCAGCATCAGCCCCGTAATCCAGGTGACGGGCGAGGAGTTCGTGACCCGCGGTGCGACCCGCAGCGAGGATCTGGTCAACCAGCTGCCGCAGGTGTTCGCGGCACAGGGCTCCGCCAATTCCAACGAGGCGACCGGCACCGCGCAGGTCGACCTGCGCGGGCTGACGCCGGTCCGTACGCTCGTGCTCGTCAATGGAAAGCGGCTGCCCTACGGCAGCCCCAAGGCGGTGCCGTCCGACCTCAACCAGGTGCCCGCCGCGCTGGTGCGCAACGTCGAAGTGCTTACCGGTGGCGCGTCTGCGGTCTATGGCTCGGATGCCATTGCCGGTGTCGTCAATTTCAATCTGATCGACAATTTCGAAGGCGTGAAGCTCAACGCCGGGCTCAGCATGTACCAGCACAGCAATGGCAATCGCCGTCTTCGCGACCTGCTGGACACGAACGACCGAGTGGTGCCCGGTGCCTATCCAAAGCCTGACAAGTCGGTGTGGAACGGCTTCACGCAGGATTATTCGGCCGTCATGGGCACCAACATGGCCGATGGGCGCGGGAACATCACCGCTTATGCCACCTATCGGAAGATCCGCCCGATCCTTCAGGCCGACTATGACTATAGCGCGTGCGCACTGGGGACCGCCGGCAATGGCGGGGACACCTACGCCTGCAGCGGCTCCGGCTTCAACGACCCCGCCAACATCGCCAACACCGGCGCGGTGGCGAACGTGCCGACACAGTTCCGCGTCGACAATGGTCAGTTCGTCGCCGGGCGTCGCACGTATAATTTTGCGCCTGCCAATTACTACCAGCGCCCCGATGAGCGCTATACGCTGGGCGCGATCGGCCACATCGAGCTGAGCGAGCGGGTGATCCCCTATTTCGAGCTGAGCTACATGAACGACCGCTCGACCGCGCAGATCGCACCGGGGACAGTGTCGGGTGGCGTGCTGGGCAGCGGGGGCGGCCTCAACTGCGACAATCCGTTACTCAGTGCGCAGCAGGTTCAGTTCGTTTGCGACGCGGCAGGCCTGTCGACCGCCAGCAACTACAACGCGGCCGGCGCCTATGTCGGGCCGGCGGCGATCGCCCCGGGCATCCTGATCAGCCGACGCAACGTGGAAGGCGGCGCACGCCAGGACGACATTCGCCACTCGACCTTCCGCATCGTCGGCGGCGTGCGCGGCCAGCTCGACCGTGCGTTCAGCTATGACGTTTACGCCAGCTACGCGCGGGTCGACTATCGCAGCCGATTCACCGGTGACGCGAACGTCCAGCGAGTCGCCAATGCGCTGAACGCCGTGGTCGACCGCCGCTCCGGTTCGGCGACCTTCGGTCAGGCGGTGTGCGCCATCAATGCCGACGCGGTCTCAGCCAACGACGATCCGAGCTGCGCGCCGCTGGATTATTTCAGCGGACGGCCGGCCAGCGCCGCTGCGGTTGGCTATATCGCCGAGGCCAAGAGCATCGTCGGCGACACCGGGCTGACCAATATCGTCGCCTCGCTGAACGGCGATCTGGGCAAATACGGCGCGATCCTGCCTTGGGCCGAGAGCGGCATCGGCATCGCGATCGGTGTGGAGTATCGCAAGAACACGCTCGAGCTGCTGCCCGACGAAGTATATCAGAATGCGGTTTCGCCCGAATTCCCGGTCAGCGGCTCGACCACCGCCAAGGAGGTGTTCGGCGAGCTGAACGTGCCGTTCGTCGAGTCACGGCCGTTCTTCCACCTGCTCTCGTTTGAAGGCGCCTATCGTTATTCGGACTATGACACGGGCTTCAAGACGCACACCTACAAGCTGGGGCTGAACTGGGCACCGGTGCGCTCGGCACGGTTCCGCGGCAGCTACCAGCGCGCGGTGCGTGCACCCAACGTGGTCGAGCTGTTCTCCTCCCAGTCGTTGTTCGAGGTGGAACTGACCGAGCTTGCCAATGGGCTCTACGATCCCTGCGCGGGAGAAACTCCCTTCGCTTCCGCCGAGCAATGCGCCCGCACGGGCGTGAGCGCTGCGCAATATGGGCGAATCATCGACAATCCGGCGGGCCAGTTCAACTCCCTGATCGGCGGCAACCGCGATCTCGATCCCGAAAAGGCCGATACTTGGTCGGCCGGCCTGGTGTTCGAGCCGACGTTCGTGCCGCGGCTCTCGCTGTCGGTCGACTATTTCGACATTCGCGTGAAGAACCTGGTGGGCAGCGTGAATCCCAATCTGGCGCTCACCAACTGCCTCGGTACGGGCGATCCGTTCTTCTGTGGCCTGATCAATCGCGGTGCGGGCGGGACGCTGTTCCTTAACGACACCGGCTATTTCCGGCGCTTCAACGTCAATACCGGTTCGCTGAGCACACGCGGGATCGACGTCGCGCTCGACTATCGCATCCCGAGCGGACGGTTCGGCAGCTTCGCGCTCAATCTGGCGGGCACCTATCTGGCGGAATACGAGACCGTGCCGCTGCCGGGCTCACCCGCCTCGGACGTGTACGACTGCAAGGGCCTGTACGGCGGCCTGTGCGGACGCCCGCGCCCCGAGTGGCGGCACCGGATGCTGGCCACCTGGAACACGCCAGGCGGCGTCGGCGTGAACCTGACATGGCGTTATATCTCCGCGGTCAAGATCGCGCAGACCAGCGACCAGCCGGCGCTTGCCGGCAGCTACGCCACGCTCAATAAGCAGCTCAACAGCCGCAGCTATTTCGATCTTGCCTTCACCTTCGATGCCAAGGAGAATATCCGCTTCACGCTCGGCATGAACAACCTGCTGGACAAACAGCCGCCGCTGACGACCACCTCCGCGATCGAGGATGGCGGCAACGGCAACACCTACCCGCAATTCTACGATGCCACCGGACGGTATCTGTTCACCAGCGCCTCGCTGCGCTTCTGA
- a CDS encoding TetR/AcrR family transcriptional regulator → MTQQSRRNDPARRQRIIDATLTVIADHGTAATTHRRIAEAAQVPLGSVTYYFATLEDLLTAAFLQLAADSSIAFRTRLDTATDRAEACAAVVDIIANQIWAEPRTLLLSYELYAFAARHPPVSAVMQDWMDSSRGALGRFFDPLTARALDALIEGIGMHNSIDHAPLERDAIQTIVERIAQC, encoded by the coding sequence ATGACCCAACAGTCCCGGCGCAACGATCCGGCACGGCGGCAACGCATCATCGACGCGACCCTGACGGTCATCGCTGATCACGGAACCGCGGCAACCACCCATCGCCGTATCGCGGAGGCGGCGCAGGTGCCGCTCGGCTCGGTCACATATTACTTTGCGACGCTGGAGGACCTGCTCACGGCGGCCTTCCTGCAATTGGCCGCGGACTCCTCGATTGCCTTCCGCACGCGCCTGGACACCGCGACGGACCGCGCAGAGGCGTGTGCGGCAGTCGTCGACATCATCGCGAACCAGATTTGGGCGGAACCGCGCACGTTGTTGCTGAGCTACGAACTCTACGCTTTCGCGGCCCGGCACCCACCGGTCAGCGCGGTCATGCAAGATTGGATGGACAGCAGCCGAGGCGCCCTCGGTCGCTTCTTCGACCCGCTAACGGCACGCGCGCTCGACGCGCTGATCGAGGGTATCGGCATGCACAATTCGATCGATCACGCGCCCCTAGAGCGCGATGCGATCCAGACCATCGTCGAGCGGATTGCCCAGTGTTAG
- the rsgA gene encoding ribosome small subunit-dependent GTPase A, with translation MDRPTVGDWLLIDRSSRSLERILDRTNLFKRPAPGDDRRVQLIAANIDTLFIVSSCDQDFNVARIERYLVLAREVGVRPVLVITKADLSPAPERLVEEARTLQLGLRVELVDGRYTTSAGHLAGYCGFGETVALVGSSGVGKSTLVNTLKGSKSIATQPVREDDGKGRHTTTVREMHRLAGGADGPAANGGGWLVDTPGMRELQMSEVASGVTEVFDDVTAVTLECRFANCTHTDEPGCAIHVAMTQGDLDPARVERWRKLAREDAENSGAVAMRRSRRGKVGDRR, from the coding sequence GTGGACCGGCCCACTGTCGGCGACTGGCTGCTGATCGACCGGAGCAGCCGAAGCCTGGAGCGTATCCTCGATCGCACAAACCTGTTCAAGAGGCCTGCGCCGGGCGACGATCGCCGCGTCCAGCTCATCGCCGCGAACATCGACACGCTGTTCATCGTCTCATCGTGTGATCAGGACTTCAACGTTGCGCGCATCGAGCGCTATCTCGTGCTCGCGCGCGAAGTCGGCGTCCGTCCTGTCCTGGTGATCACGAAGGCCGACCTGTCACCTGCGCCTGAGCGCTTGGTCGAGGAGGCGCGCACACTCCAGTTGGGGTTGCGGGTGGAACTGGTCGATGGACGCTATACGACCAGCGCCGGCCACCTTGCCGGCTATTGCGGCTTCGGGGAGACGGTTGCGCTGGTGGGATCGTCCGGTGTCGGCAAATCGACCCTCGTCAACACGCTTAAGGGATCGAAGAGCATTGCGACCCAGCCAGTCCGAGAGGATGATGGCAAAGGCCGGCACACGACGACCGTGCGCGAAATGCATCGTCTCGCCGGTGGCGCGGACGGCCCTGCCGCAAATGGTGGCGGCTGGCTAGTGGACACGCCCGGCATGCGCGAACTCCAGATGTCCGAAGTAGCCTCCGGCGTGACCGAGGTTTTTGACGACGTCACGGCCGTGACGCTCGAGTGTCGGTTCGCGAACTGCACCCACACGGACGAGCCTGGATGCGCTATCCACGTCGCGATGACGCAAGGCGATCTTGATCCCGCTCGCGTCGAACGATGGCGCAAGCTCGCCCGGGAAGACGCGGAAAACAGCGGCGCCGTGGCAATGCGCCGCTCCCGCCGTGGCAAAGTTGGCGACAGGAGATGA
- a CDS encoding lysozyme inhibitor LprI family protein, translating to MLVLVFALVASSPLDRCLNAGEAAQGVTSAMSACFVADYKRADAQLNATYTRTMRRLPAARRVALRTSQRAWIRERDAACPLDDRDGAGTIETLNHPACLTKQTNRRIGWLTRYR from the coding sequence ATGCTCGTCCTCGTATTTGCCCTTGTCGCCTCCAGCCCGCTCGATCGCTGCCTAAACGCAGGCGAGGCGGCACAGGGCGTGACATCAGCGATGTCGGCCTGTTTCGTCGCAGACTACAAACGGGCAGATGCCCAACTGAATGCGACGTATACCAGGACGATGAGGCGCCTACCTGCTGCCCGGCGGGTCGCCCTCCGGACGTCGCAGCGAGCGTGGATCCGGGAGCGTGACGCGGCCTGTCCGCTTGACGATCGCGACGGTGCCGGCACGATCGAGACGTTGAACCATCCTGCCTGTTTGACGAAACAGACCAACCGCCGGATCGGCTGGCTAACGCGGTATCGCTGA
- a CDS encoding DUF1349 domain-containing protein produces MSRRAVIGGAAALTIAGSAGVATAQSSTTSALGRRDGRWLNAPQVWKVTPGGDLTLVTDKGSDFWRETHYGFTRDSGHFLGFTAPAAFTAQLRIRGQYQKLYDQAGIMVRVDERRWVKAGIELSDGRAMLSSVLTDGKSDWATGPYEHDAQDFWMRATVAKGVLRLQVSADVKTWPLVRLAPFPIAPAYQVGPMACTPERAGLDVHFSDLSITAPLGKDLHDLS; encoded by the coding sequence GTGAGCAGGCGGGCGGTGATCGGCGGTGCTGCGGCGCTAACGATCGCGGGCAGTGCTGGGGTCGCAACTGCGCAGAGCTCGACAACATCGGCGCTTGGGCGCCGGGACGGCCGCTGGCTGAACGCGCCTCAGGTCTGGAAAGTCACACCCGGCGGGGACCTGACGCTCGTCACCGACAAGGGCAGCGATTTCTGGCGCGAGACGCATTACGGCTTCACCCGTGACAGCGGTCATTTCCTCGGCTTTACGGCACCTGCCGCGTTTACCGCACAACTGCGCATTCGCGGCCAATATCAGAAACTCTACGACCAGGCCGGCATCATGGTGCGGGTCGACGAACGACGCTGGGTAAAGGCAGGGATCGAGTTGTCCGACGGGCGCGCTATGCTGAGCAGTGTGCTGACCGACGGAAAGTCCGACTGGGCAACCGGCCCCTACGAGCACGACGCACAAGATTTCTGGATGCGCGCGACGGTCGCCAAGGGCGTCCTGCGGTTGCAGGTCTCGGCGGACGTCAAGACATGGCCTCTGGTCAGACTGGCGCCCTTTCCGATCGCCCCCGCCTATCAGGTCGGACCGATGGCCTGCACGCCCGAACGTGCCGGGCTGGACGTGCACTTCTCAGACCTGAGCATCACAGCCCCGTTGGGCAAGGACCTCCACGACCTGAGCTGA
- a CDS encoding NAD-dependent epimerase/dehydratase family protein, with product MNKDTNTALVIGATGGIGGEVARALLARGWAVRALHRDPARARESNPALEWVQGDAMDKASVTAAADRMSVIVHGANPPGYRNWAGLVLPMLDSTIAAAAATGARVLLPGTVYNYGPDAGEAVDEATPENPVTRKGAIRVEMERRLREASRNGAKALVVRAGDFFGPRSGNSWFAQGMVPTPGPVKRVFNPARAGIGHAWAYLPDLAETMVRLLERRDALAAFDSFQFGGTWMDDNRAFADSIRQAAGKPNAPIYPFPWPVVHAMAPFYETAREMREMIYLWRRPLRLIDGKLRRFLGDVPATPLVEALRATLQGLKRL from the coding sequence ATGAACAAGGATACAAACACAGCGCTGGTGATCGGCGCGACCGGCGGCATCGGCGGCGAGGTGGCACGGGCGTTGCTCGCCCGCGGCTGGGCGGTCCGCGCGCTCCATCGCGATCCGGCGCGGGCCCGGGAGAGCAACCCGGCGCTGGAGTGGGTGCAGGGCGATGCCATGGACAAGGCGTCCGTCACCGCCGCTGCCGACCGCATGTCGGTGATCGTGCATGGCGCGAACCCGCCGGGCTATCGCAACTGGGCAGGGCTGGTACTGCCGATGCTCGACAGTACGATCGCAGCGGCAGCCGCGACCGGCGCGCGGGTGTTGCTGCCAGGCACGGTCTACAATTACGGGCCAGACGCCGGCGAGGCTGTCGACGAGGCTACCCCGGAAAACCCGGTGACCCGAAAGGGCGCGATCCGCGTCGAGATGGAGCGCCGCCTGCGCGAGGCGAGCCGGAACGGCGCCAAGGCACTGGTTGTCCGCGCGGGCGACTTCTTCGGTCCGCGCAGCGGCAATAGCTGGTTTGCGCAGGGCATGGTGCCAACGCCCGGACCAGTGAAGCGCGTGTTCAATCCCGCCCGCGCGGGTATTGGTCACGCTTGGGCCTATCTGCCCGACCTTGCCGAGACGATGGTACGCCTCCTGGAACGGCGCGACGCGCTAGCGGCGTTCGACAGCTTCCAGTTTGGCGGCACCTGGATGGACGACAACCGAGCGTTTGCCGACTCGATCCGCCAGGCGGCGGGCAAGCCGAACGCGCCGATCTACCCGTTCCCGTGGCCGGTAGTGCACGCGATGGCGCCGTTCTACGAGACCGCGCGCGAGATGCGCGAGATGATCTATCTCTGGCGCCGGCCGCTCCGGCTGATCGACGGCAAGCTGCGCCGCTTCCTCGGTGATGTGCCGGCAACGCCGCTCGTCGAGGCGCTGCGGGCGACGCTGCAGGGTTTGAAACGGCTGTAA
- a CDS encoding sugar O-acetyltransferase translates to MTQKERMLAGELYVADDPELVADAARAAAWLERYNRASTATVAERHALLVEGLGHAGRGATIRPPFQCDYGYNIHLGEGAFLNFGCTVLDVVPVQIGAGTQIGPGVQILTADHPRDPVQRGRMLEFGRPVIIGRNVWIGGGALILLGIIVGDDAIVGAGSVVTRDVRAGAAVAGIPARLLR, encoded by the coding sequence ATGACGCAGAAGGAGCGGATGCTGGCGGGCGAGCTCTACGTCGCCGACGATCCGGAGCTCGTCGCGGACGCGGCGCGCGCTGCCGCGTGGCTCGAACGCTATAACCGCGCATCGACAGCTACCGTGGCGGAGCGTCATGCGCTGTTGGTAGAAGGGCTTGGTCACGCGGGGCGCGGTGCGACGATCCGACCGCCGTTTCAATGCGACTATGGCTATAACATTCATCTGGGCGAGGGCGCGTTTCTTAATTTCGGATGCACGGTGCTCGACGTAGTCCCGGTGCAGATCGGTGCGGGCACGCAAATCGGTCCGGGCGTGCAAATTCTAACGGCCGATCATCCGCGCGATCCGGTCCAGCGTGGCCGGATGCTTGAGTTCGGTCGGCCGGTCATCATCGGCCGCAATGTCTGGATAGGCGGTGGTGCGCTGATCCTGCTCGGCATCATCGTCGGCGACGATGCGATCGTCGGCGCAGGCAGTGTCGTGACGCGCGACGTTCGCGCTGGTGCGGCCGTGGCGGGAATTCCTGCTCGTCTGCTTAGATAG